The following are from one region of the Nicotiana tomentosiformis chromosome 7, ASM39032v3, whole genome shotgun sequence genome:
- the LOC138896144 gene encoding uncharacterized protein, with protein MAEELKKLTSRVQGVEGGKGIEGLNYEDLCIQPDVELPEGYKPHKFEMFDGTGDPKVHLRTFCDKLVGVGRDEIICMKLFMRSLTGDALSWYISQNPKKWVNWVGMASNFMDRFRFNTENAPDIFYIQNLKKKPTETFREYATRWRSEAAKVRPALEEE; from the coding sequence atgGCAGAGGAACTTAAGAAGCTCACAAGCCGAGTCCAGGGTGTCGAAGGGGGTAAAGGTATTGAGGGTTTGAACTATGAAGatctgtgtattcagccagatgtagaactgccggagggttacaaacctcacAAGTTCGAGATGTTTGACGGAacaggtgatccgaaggtgcatttgagaacattttgtgacaagcttgtaggagttggcagggaTGAAATAATttgcatgaagctgttcatgagaagcctcactggagacgccttatcttggtacatcagtcagaacccaaagaaatgggttaattgggtaggcaTGGCATCgaatttcatggatcggttcaggtttaacacagaaaatgcaccagacattttctatattcagaatctcaagaagaagccaacagagactttccgtgagtatgctactcgatggagATCAGAAGCTGCGAAAGTAAGGCCGGCATTAGAAGAAGAGTAG